The sequence CCGACGGACAAGGCGGGGCTGCTCGATCAGGCATTTCTCATCCTCGAGGACTGGGCGCACAACGTCTCGTTTGATCCGGTTGAGATCGACAAGGAGCGCGGCGTCATCATCGAGGAGTGGCGCGGCCGGCGCGGTGCCGGCGCGCGAATCCAGGACAAGCAGTTTCCGATCCTGTTCAAGAGCTCACGCTATGCCGAGCGGCTGCCGATCGGCAAGACGGAGATCCTGCAGAACTTCAAGCCCGATCGCCTGAAGAAGTTCTATGCCGATTGGTACCGCCCCGACCTGATGACGGTTATCGCCGTGGGCGATTTCGACAAGGCGGCTGTCGAAGCCACGATCCGGCAGCGCTTCGCGGCGATCCCGGCCGTGAAGACTCCCCGCGCACGAACCGCGTACGCCGTACTCGACACTCCCGGCACGCTCTATACGATCGAAACCGACAAAGAGATGACGGGAACCACCGTCGGTGTCATCAACAAGTTGCCGGCGCGGGACCACACGACGATCGGCGCGTACCGCCAGGACATTGTCGAGAACCTCGCCGAGCGCATGCTCAACGTCCGCTTTTCGGAACTGGCCCAGAAGCCGGATCCGCCGTTCGTGGGCGCAGGGGCGGGCATCGGCCCCTTCCTGCGCGGCAAGGAGGCGGCGACGCTCAATGCGATGGTGAAGGAAACCGGGATCGAACGTGGCCTGGACGCGCTGCTGACGGAGGCACAGCGGGTCGCGCGCCACGGGTTCACGCCCACCGAGTTTGATCGGCAGAAGCGTGACAGGCTGCGCGGTCTCGAGCAGCAGGCCGGCGAGAAGGACAAGCTGCAGTCCGCGATGCTCGCCAACGAGTACACACGCCACGCGCTGGTGCAGGAGCCGATCCCGGGCATCGTGTACGAGTACGAGCTCTATCAGCGATTCCTGCCTGAGATTACGCTCGCCGAGATCAACGCGCTCGCCACAAGATGGCTCGCCGAGTCGAACCGCATCGTCATCGTGTCTGGCCCTCAGAAGGAGGGCCTGGTCGTTCCCGACGAAGCCACGCTGGCCGCGGTGATCAAGGCCGTCGGCGTCAAGGAAGTCGCCGCCTATGTCGACACCTCCGACAACAAGCCGCTGCTTGATCCGATCCCAAGCCCGGGACGCGTCGTCAAGACCAACACCCGCGATGGCATCGGGATCACCGAGTGGGAGCTGTCGAACGGCGTCAAGGTGGCGCTCAAGCCGACCGACTTCAAGCAGGACGAAATCGTGTTCCGCGCGTTCAGCCCTGGCGGCACGTCGCTCGCCAGCGACAAGGACTACGTGGCCGCGATGACGGCCAGCCAGGTGGTCGGATCGGGCGGGATCGGCCAGTTCAGCGCGATCGAGCTGCGCAAGGTGCTGTCGGGCAAGGTGGCGTCGGCCAATGCGTCGTTCAGCGACGTCGCGAGCATGGTGTTTGGCAGCGGGTCGAAGAAGGACCTCGAGACGATGTTCCAGCTGATCCACATGGTCTTTACGCAGCCGCGATCCGATCCGGCCATGTTCGGGGTGATTACCTCCCAGATGAAGACCATGCTGGCCAATCGGAAGAACACGCCTGCCTACGCCTTCAGCGAGGCACTCAGCCAGATCATGAGCCAGGGGCATTTCCGCGGACGCCCGATGAGTCCCGAACTGGTCGATGAGATGAGCCTCGAGAAGTCGATGGCGTTCTACAAGGAGCGGATGGCCGACGCCGGCGGATTCACGTTTGTGTTCACGGGCAGCTTCGATCTCGACGCGATGAAGCCGCTCGTGGAGCGTTATCTGGCCAGCCTCCCCTCGGCCGGCCGGCACGAGACGTGGAAGGACGTCGGGATGCGCCTGCCGAAAGGCGTCAACGAGAAGACCGTCGAGAAGGGGATCGAGCCTCAGAGCCGTGTCGCCCTGATTTTCAATGGCCCGTTCCAGTACACGCAGGCCAATCGCGTGGCCATCCGCGCCGTGGCCTCGGTGCTCGACAACCGGCTGCGGGAAACGCTGCGCGAAGATCTCAGCGGCACGTATGGCGTGACGGTCAGCGCCAACTACAACCGGGTACCCGTGCCCGAATACTCGCTGTTAATCAACTTCACGTGCAGCCCGGCCCGCGTGGACGAACTGGTCAAGGCGATGCTCAAGGAGATCGACGGGCTCAAGACCGGGGGGCCGAGCGAGAAGCACACCGCCGATGTGAAAACCACGTTGCTGCGCGACTACGAAACCAGCATGAAGCAGAACGCATACGTGATGACCCAGCTCTATGGCCGGTACGAGAGCGGCGAGGATCCGGCCGGAGTCTTCACGTTGACCGACTTCTACAACAAGCTGGACGGGGCCACAATTCAGCAGGCAGCCAGGACGTACCTTGACACGAACAACTACGTCAAGGTCGTGCTGATGCCGGAGAAGAAGCAGTAACCGGACCCTAACCGCGACGCTACCGTAGGGGCACGGCATGCCGTGCCCCTACGCAGCTCTTCGAGACTCCTCGCTACTTTTTCCCCGCCGCCAGTTCCGCCTTCAACACCTCGACCGCCTTCTCGATCTGGAGGTCGCGGCCTGCGGCGAAATCGGTCGGCGTGTTGTCGACGTACACGTCGGGCTGCACGCCAAAGTTCTCCATGTTCTCGCCGCGCGCGGTCCACACGCCGCTGCCCGGCGTGCGGATCGTCGAGCCGTCGAGCAGTGTGTACGATCCGGTCCCGATCACCGCGCCCATCGATGGCACGCCGATGACCTTGCCGAGCCCGAGGTCCTTGAAGCCCTGCGGGAACATCTCGGCATCCGAGGCCGAGCGCTCGTTCTCCATCACGACCATCGGCCCGTAGAAGTTCTGCGGGCGCCACACCTGCATGTCCGAATCGCGGCCGACGGCATACTGATATTTGCGGCCTGCCAGGATGCCGAGCAGCTCCTGGTCGATGCCGCCGCCGCCGTTGAAGCGCTGGTCGATCACCAGCGCCTTCCTGGTACGGTTCGCCGCGAGATCGAGTTCGAACTGCCTGAGCGACGGCGCATCCAT comes from Acidobacteriota bacterium and encodes:
- a CDS encoding insulinase family protein; amino-acid sequence: MVTVKRPWFVVIAIVMLAALGLPLAGQTTLPAKPQAAVQAPPAAAATSARTAALTQAVPIDPSVTAGRLPNGLRYILRANKVPANRAELRLVVNAGSVLEDDDQQGLAHFVEHMAFNGTSHFPKQQLIDFLQSTGMKFGPSINAGTSFDETVYMLQIPTDKAGLLDQAFLILEDWAHNVSFDPVEIDKERGVIIEEWRGRRGAGARIQDKQFPILFKSSRYAERLPIGKTEILQNFKPDRLKKFYADWYRPDLMTVIAVGDFDKAAVEATIRQRFAAIPAVKTPRARTAYAVLDTPGTLYTIETDKEMTGTTVGVINKLPARDHTTIGAYRQDIVENLAERMLNVRFSELAQKPDPPFVGAGAGIGPFLRGKEAATLNAMVKETGIERGLDALLTEAQRVARHGFTPTEFDRQKRDRLRGLEQQAGEKDKLQSAMLANEYTRHALVQEPIPGIVYEYELYQRFLPEITLAEINALATRWLAESNRIVIVSGPQKEGLVVPDEATLAAVIKAVGVKEVAAYVDTSDNKPLLDPIPSPGRVVKTNTRDGIGITEWELSNGVKVALKPTDFKQDEIVFRAFSPGGTSLASDKDYVAAMTASQVVGSGGIGQFSAIELRKVLSGKVASANASFSDVASMVFGSGSKKDLETMFQLIHMVFTQPRSDPAMFGVITSQMKTMLANRKNTPAYAFSEALSQIMSQGHFRGRPMSPELVDEMSLEKSMAFYKERMADAGGFTFVFTGSFDLDAMKPLVERYLASLPSAGRHETWKDVGMRLPKGVNEKTVEKGIEPQSRVALIFNGPFQYTQANRVAIRAVASVLDNRLRETLREDLSGTYGVTVSANYNRVPVPEYSLLINFTCSPARVDELVKAMLKEIDGLKTGGPSEKHTADVKTTLLRDYETSMKQNAYVMTQLYGRYESGEDPAGVFTLTDFYNKLDGATIQQAARTYLDTNNYVKVVLMPEKKQ